From a single Vitis vinifera cultivar Pinot Noir 40024 chromosome 18, ASM3070453v1 genomic region:
- the LOC100245343 gene encoding uncharacterized protein LOC100245343 produces MGSCISKCRPKTVSEEECENVQDKLVISLAPTSPISVLDIKPPSPSPSHSTSSFSSFSCTTSNTSSSCSSSSSSSVLSSKDRSFSNEFLWACVKENPHVICTDPIKESPVKSVSGKFHAPKLVSPAKSSVVVPAKQLMPQRVVGSTPQKRVRASSPVLVRQKSFRREPERPNSAYSLPSRTLRSSPSPSRRFEGDKCRGMLANAPQESVCKRSTSPKGNAVNSSLSSVRKGSVNLRPPSPNNNSSRHPPCLRNREMGSQPNVGSKIGEIAVGEVLSNLGIDSLPTEDIDNPLISLDCFIFL; encoded by the coding sequence ATGGGGTCTTGCATTAGCAAATGCAGGCCAAAGACAGTGTCTGAGGAAGAGTGTGAAAATGTCCAAGACAAGCTTGTGATCTCACTGGCACCCACATCTCCTATTTCTGTCCTTGATATCAAGCCTCCTTCTCCCTCTCCTTCTCATTCTacctcttccttttcttccttttcctgcACTACTAGCAACACTTCTAGCTCCTGCTCGTCCTCAAGCTCATCTTCAGTCTTGAGCTCCAAGGACAGGTCTTTTTCCAATGAGTTCTTGTGGGCTTGTGTCAAAGAGAACCCGCATGTGATTTGCACAGACCCCATCAAGGAAAGTCCCGTGAAGTCTGTGTCTGGTAAGTTTCATGCCCCCAAATTAGTGTCGCCGGCTAAATCATCAGTGGTGGTGCCTGCTAAGCAATTGATGCCACAAAGGGTGGTTGGGTCCACGCCGCAGAAGAGAGTTCGAGCAAGTTCGCCTGTTCTAGTGAGGCAGAAGAGCTTTAGGAGAGAACCCGAAAGACCAAATTCTGCATATTCGCTTCCAAGTAGAACTTTAAGGTCATCACCATCTCCCAGCAGGAGATTTGAGGGAGATAAATGCAGGGGGATGTTGGCAAATGCACCACAAGAAAGTGTTTGCAAGCGGTCCACTAGTCCAAAGGGAAATGCAGTTAATTCTTCACTATCGTCTGTGAGGAAGGGATCAGTGAATCTCAGGCCACCTAGTCCAAACAACAATTCAAGCCGACATCCCCCATGTTTGAGGAATAGAGAGATGGGAAGTCAGCCCAATGTTGGTTCCAAAATCGGTGAAATTGCAGTAGGAGAAGTGCTGTCTAACCTAGGTATTGACTCTCTGCCTACGGAGGACATTGACAATCCTCTTATCTCCTTGGATTGCTTCATATTTCTGTAG
- the LOC100267658 gene encoding gibberellin 20 oxidase 1-D: MDLGASTLLCPPLELTDKKEHGVSPSDSSFFKKQPNIPMEFIWAKGEVGHAHEELREPVVDLEGFFSGDEVATQHAAMLVRSACLNHGFFQVINHRVDPHLITVAHDHMEAFFKLPWSKKLRAQRKPGSLWGYSGAHADRFSLKLPWKETLSFGFHENGSESVVEDFFKSTLGEEFEQTGLVYQKYCQAMKDLSLVLMELLAISLGVDRLHYRKFFEDGSSIMRCNYYPPCQEPGLAFGTGPHCDPTSLTILHQDQVGGLEVYVNNKWRTIRPRCDALVINLGDTFKALSNGRYKSCLHRAVVNRYKERRSLVFFVCPRENKVVTPPQDLVCREGTRKYPDFKWSDLLEFTQKYYRADDATLQNFTKWLLSSNPPNHH, translated from the exons ATGGATTTGGGTGCTTCTACGCTCCTGTGCCCTCCATTGGAGCTCACAGATAAGAAAGAACATGGGGTTTCTCCATCTGActcatctttttttaaaaaacaacccAACATTCCTATGGAATTCATTTGGGCAAAAGGGGAAGTGGGTCATGCTCATGAAGAGCTCAGAGAGCCGGTGGTGGATCTTGAGGGGTTCTTTTCAGGTGATGAGGTGGCTACACAGCATGCTGCCATGCTTGTTAGGTCAGCTTGCTTGAACCACGGCTTCTTCCAAGTGATCAACCATCGGGTCGATCCACACCTCATTACTGTTGCACATGACCATATGGAGGCATTTTTTAAGCTGCCATGGTCCAAGAAACTGAGGGCTCAGAGGAAACCTGGTAGTCTATGGGGTTATTCGGGTGCCCACGCTGATCGTTTTTCATTGAAATTGCCATGGAAGGAAACCTTATCTTTTGGTTTCCATGAGAATGGCTCTGAATCTGTTGTGGAAGATTTCTTCAAGTCCACCTTAGGGGAAGAATTTGAGCAGACAGG ATTAGTCTATCAAAAATATTGTCAAGCGATGAAGGACTTATCCCTCGTCCTGATGGAACTTTTAGCCATCAGCTTGGGAGTAGATCGCTTACATTATAGAAAATTCTTCGAAGATGGTAGTTCTATAATGAGATGCAACTACTATCCACCTTGCCAAGAGCCAGGCCTCGCCTTTGGCACAGGACCACATTGTGATCCAACCTCCCTGACCATTCTCCATCAGGATCAAGTTGGAGGCCTTGAAGTCTATGTGAACAACAAATGGAGGACCATCCGCCCTCGATGCGATGCCCTAGTTATCAATCTTGGTGACACATTTAAG GCACTATCTAATGGAAGATACAAGAGTTGCCTTCACAGGGCTGTGGTGAACAGGTACAAGGAGAGGAGATCACTGGTGTTCTTCGTGTGCCCTAGAGAGAACAAGGTGGTGACTCCCCCACAGGATCTTGTTTGCAGAGAAGGGACAAGGAAGTACCCGGATTTCAAATGGTCAGATTTGCTTGAATTCACACAAAAGTACTACAGAGCTGACGATGCTACCCTCCAAAACTTTACCAAATGGCTTCTATCCTCCAATCCTCCTAACCACCACTAG